Genomic DNA from Deltaproteobacteria bacterium:
GCTCCCGTGAATGGCCTCACCCATCTCGGCTATGATGGTGGCTGTAAGGGGACGCACGGGCTGGAGAAAGCTGGTGGGGATCAGGGTGGCACCACCGGCAACCATCAGTACTGCCATGGTCTCCTCGATGGCCCGGGCCATCCCCAGGATACAGGCTGTGGATATGCCCGAGAGGGCTGCAGGGACTACTACCCTGATGGTGGTCTGCCATCGTGTGGCCCCCAAAGCTAGGGACGCCTCCCTATACGATCCGGGGACCGAGTTGAGGGCATCCTCAGAGATGCTGATGACCGTGGGGGTCGCCATGATCCCTAAGAGGAGGGAGGCAGTGAGAGCCGTAAGCCCCGTAGGAAGATTAAAGAGGTCCTGTATAAAAGGTGCAAGGACCATGAGGCCGAAGAAGCCGTAGATCACTGAGGGGACCCCAGCCAGAAGCTCTATGGTTGGCTTCACCCATTCCTTTATCCATGGGTGGGCGATCTCGGCAAGGTATATGGCGCTGGCCACTCCTAAGGGGATGGCCACCATGATGGCCCCAACAGTAATAAATAACGAACCCATGATCAGGGGGAGGATCCCAAACTCCGGAGGTTCATAGGTGGGATACCAGGACTTCCCAAAGAGGAACTTGAGGGGCCCTATGACCCGGAAGATGGGCAGCCCTTCCCGGAAGAGGAAGAGCATAATGAACAAAAGGACCACGAGGGAGACCGAGGCGAAGGAAAGAAAGACTCCCTCCATGGCCCTTTCCTTATACTTGCGCGGTATCACTTCTCCTATTTAACGGGCCTTATTGGTACAAAGCCCTCCTTTTGGGCGATCCTCTGCCCCTCGGGGGAGAGGGCAAAATTGATGAAATCGGCAACTGCCCCTTGGGGATTCCCCCGGGTATACATAAACAGGGGTCGGGAGATGGGATAGGTCTCCTTGCGTACAACTTCGGGGGTGGGGTAAACCCCGTTGACCTTTAGGGGCTTCACCTTCCCGGTGATGTACCCCAGGCCAATGTAGCCGATGGCCCCCTTTGTCTGGGCAACCGTGTTCAGGACACCGGCATTGGCAGCCTGTAAGATGGCCGCTGGGGTGATCTTCTCCTTCTTCATCACTATCTTGTGAAAGCACTCATAGGTGCCCGAGGCGCTCTCACGGCTCACCACCACTATTCTGCGTTCAGGACCGC
This window encodes:
- the pstC gene encoding phosphate ABC transporter permease subunit PstC; translation: MEGVFLSFASVSLVVLLFIMLFLFREGLPIFRVIGPLKFLFGKSWYPTYEPPEFGILPLIMGSLFITVGAIMVAIPLGVASAIYLAEIAHPWIKEWVKPTIELLAGVPSVIYGFFGLMVLAPFIQDLFNLPTGLTALTASLLLGIMATPTVISISEDALNSVPGSYREASLALGATRWQTTIRVVVPAALSGISTACILGMARAIEETMAVLMVAGGATLIPTSFLQPVRPLTATIIAEMGEAIHGSHHFHALFAIGVVLFFITLGLNLLADFITYRFKETGSGTL